The Dokdonella koreensis DS-123 genome has a segment encoding these proteins:
- the sbcB gene encoding exodeoxyribonuclease I translates to MSTSFLWHDYETTGADPRRDRPAQFAAIRTTPDLEPIGEPVDFHCRPAPDVLPHPQAVLITGITPQRMQHDGVIEADFAARVHEEMSTPGTCVVGYNSIRFDDEFTRHLLYRNFFDPYEREWKDGNSRWDLIDLARICYALRPDGIAWPQREDGSPSFRLEDLATANRIVQTRAHEALSDVEALIGLARLIRLRQPRLFEYQFALRRKQRVFELLDVAQMTPLLHVSSRYPASRGCLAPIAPVAMHPSLPNAVLVVDLADDPGELIALDAEAIADRVFTPRADLPEGVERIGLKAIHANRSPALAPLSTARGIDTARIGLDLDQALQNLERLRTAEGLVAKVRQVFALARDAQAAVDPELALYGGFLPDADRALLREVRRTPPEQLARHATAFRDPRYAELLFRYRARNWPETLDADETARWTAFRRERLLRPTPLTGLTLEDYFAQIAALRADPAQSDRQALLDALEAWGRQLEGELEEIGG, encoded by the coding sequence ATGAGTACCAGCTTTCTCTGGCACGACTACGAAACCACTGGCGCCGACCCGCGCCGCGACCGCCCGGCGCAGTTCGCCGCGATCCGCACAACGCCGGACCTGGAGCCGATCGGCGAGCCGGTCGATTTCCACTGCCGCCCGGCGCCGGACGTGCTGCCGCATCCGCAGGCCGTGCTGATCACCGGCATCACGCCGCAGCGCATGCAGCACGACGGCGTCATCGAAGCCGACTTCGCCGCCCGCGTCCACGAGGAAATGAGCACGCCGGGCACCTGCGTCGTCGGCTACAACTCGATCCGCTTCGACGACGAGTTCACCCGCCACCTGCTGTACCGCAATTTCTTCGACCCGTACGAGCGCGAGTGGAAGGACGGCAACTCACGCTGGGACCTGATCGACCTGGCGCGCATCTGCTACGCGCTGCGGCCCGACGGCATCGCCTGGCCGCAGCGCGAGGACGGCAGCCCGAGCTTCCGGCTCGAGGACCTGGCTACCGCCAACCGCATCGTCCAGACCCGCGCCCACGAAGCCCTGTCCGACGTGGAGGCGCTGATCGGACTGGCGCGCCTGATCCGCCTGCGCCAGCCGCGGTTGTTCGAGTACCAGTTCGCGCTGCGCCGGAAGCAGCGGGTCTTCGAGCTGCTCGACGTCGCACAGATGACGCCGCTGCTGCACGTCTCCTCGCGCTATCCGGCCAGCCGCGGCTGCCTCGCGCCGATCGCCCCAGTCGCTATGCACCCGAGCCTGCCCAATGCGGTCCTAGTCGTCGACCTGGCCGACGATCCCGGCGAGCTGATCGCGCTCGATGCCGAAGCCATCGCCGACCGCGTCTTCACGCCGCGTGCCGACCTGCCCGAAGGCGTCGAGCGCATCGGCCTCAAGGCGATCCATGCCAACCGTTCCCCCGCGCTCGCGCCGCTGTCCACGGCGCGCGGCATCGATACCGCACGCATCGGCCTGGACCTGGACCAGGCCTTGCAGAATCTGGAGCGCTTGCGCACCGCCGAGGGCCTGGTTGCCAAGGTGCGGCAGGTCTTCGCGCTGGCCCGCGACGCGCAGGCCGCCGTCGATCCGGAGCTTGCGTTGTACGGCGGCTTCCTGCCCGATGCCGATCGCGCCTTGCTGCGCGAGGTCCGCCGTACGCCGCCCGAGCAACTGGCCCGGCACGCCACGGCGTTTCGCGATCCGCGCTATGCCGAGCTGCTGTTCCGCTATCGCGCGCGCAACTGGCCCGAGACGCTCGACGCCGACGAGACCGCGCGCTGGACAGCCTTCCGCCGCGAGCGCCTGCTGCGGCCGACGCCGTTGACCGGGTTGACGCTGGAGGACTATTTCGCGCAGATCGCCGCCTTGCGCGCCGATCCGGCGCAGTCCGATCGACAGGCGTTGCTCGATGCGCTGGAAGCGTGGGGGCGGCAGCTCGAAGGTGAGCTTGAGGAGATCGGTGGATAG
- a CDS encoding DUF4197 domain-containing protein, whose translation MNRSPIRRVLPLVLAWLALLAVPAAAADTTQAADGIKETLSRSVESAIEQLGKPDGFLADQAVRIAVPDQLQSVAKAARKLGQGKYVDQLETAMNHAAEQAVPAAAEIFGDAIRAMSVQDAVGIVGGKQDAATAYFRRTSGDALRQKMLPLVKQATDSAGVTKAYKQLTEKGGGMLGNLGASKDKLDIDRYVTDKALDGLFHTIAEQEAAIRENPVATGSALLKSVFGG comes from the coding sequence ATGAACCGCTCGCCGATCCGCCGCGTTCTTCCGTTGGTCCTCGCCTGGCTGGCCCTGCTGGCCGTCCCGGCCGCCGCCGCCGATACGACCCAGGCCGCCGACGGCATCAAGGAAACCCTGTCCCGCAGCGTCGAGTCGGCGATCGAGCAACTCGGCAAGCCCGACGGCTTCCTCGCCGACCAGGCCGTGCGCATCGCCGTGCCCGATCAACTGCAGTCCGTCGCCAAGGCCGCGCGCAAGCTCGGCCAGGGCAAGTACGTCGACCAGCTGGAAACCGCGATGAACCACGCCGCGGAGCAGGCCGTACCGGCCGCGGCCGAGATCTTCGGCGACGCGATCCGCGCGATGTCGGTCCAGGACGCCGTCGGCATCGTCGGCGGCAAGCAGGACGCGGCCACCGCCTATTTCCGCCGCACCAGCGGCGACGCGCTGCGCCAGAAGATGCTGCCGCTGGTCAAGCAAGCCACCGACTCGGCCGGCGTCACCAAGGCCTACAAGCAGCTGACCGAGAAGGGCGGCGGCATGCTGGGCAACCTCGGCGCCAGCAAGGACAAGCTCGACATCGACCGCTACGTCACCGACAAGGCGCTCGACGGCTTGTTCCACACCATCGCCGAGCAGGAAGCGGCGATCCGCGAGAACCCGGTCGCCACCGGCAGCGCGCTGCTGAAATCGGTGTTCGGCGGCTGA
- a CDS encoding ECF-type sigma factor — translation MTDLSADSAATRRDVTVLLHAWSDGDAAAADRLTEMVYAQVRAMAGKHLRQVDAGVTLQATELAHEMFMRLLEADVSWRDRRHFYGVVSAALRNILIDTARARGSEKRGGGQVHVTLSAADGIADERNDALVLDEALKALKALDARKHEIVEFHYLLGLKREEIAAVTGLSVPTVDRDLRFARAWLKERMQA, via the coding sequence ATGACCGACCTGTCCGCTGACTCCGCCGCCACCCGTCGCGATGTGACCGTGTTGCTGCACGCCTGGAGCGACGGCGACGCTGCGGCGGCCGACCGGCTCACCGAGATGGTCTATGCGCAGGTGCGGGCGATGGCCGGCAAGCACCTGCGGCAGGTCGATGCCGGCGTCACGCTGCAGGCGACCGAGCTGGCGCACGAGATGTTCATGCGCCTGCTCGAGGCGGATGTCAGCTGGCGCGACCGCCGCCATTTCTACGGCGTGGTCAGCGCCGCGCTGCGCAACATCCTGATCGACACGGCGCGTGCGCGCGGCAGCGAGAAGCGCGGCGGCGGCCAGGTGCACGTCACGCTGTCGGCGGCGGACGGCATCGCCGACGAGCGCAACGACGCCCTGGTGCTGGACGAGGCGCTGAAGGCGCTCAAGGCGCTGGACGCCCGCAAGCACGAGATCGTGGAGTTCCACTACCTGCTGGGGCTCAAGCGCGAGGAGATCGCCGCGGTCACCGGTCTTTCGGTGCCCACCGTCGATCGCGACCTGCGCTTCGCCCGGGCCTGGCTCAAGGAACGCATGCAGGCATGA
- a CDS encoding Na/Pi cotransporter family protein, producing MPFLIALLDFAGSVALLLWGTHMVQTGVQRAYGPRLRSLLGAALRRRDRAFVAGACITALLQSSTATGLMTTGLANRGVVALVPALAVMLGANLGSTLIVQVFSFDVAALSPVLILVGVVLFRRGAGSRAHDLGRVFIGLGLMLLALHQLLGAMSRYEDAPALRALLGAVSSMPVLNLVLAAAITWAVHSSVAVVLLVMSLAAQGVVAPEAAFAFVLGANIGTAINPVLEGVSGPDPAGRRVPVGNLLPRVVGALALLPLLPLLVDFSAAWHAEPARAVADFHTVFNLALAVLLLPLLVPYAGLLRRLLPDRPIADDPGRPVYLDPAARQLPVVALGNATREALRMADALERMLAAVRPVLEPGSRVGDATPIQALDDVLDRLNAAIKTYLVSLDIDELGAADHRRLNDILRFATHLEQAGDVVDRGLRGHAAKRLRQGMAFSPEGQRELLALFDHLVPNLRMAAALFTTEDLRGAHALYAERAAFDRAESEATDRHFERLRSGRTDTLQTSAVHLDVLRDIAQINTLIVESAAPPVLERAGEAPAPSPRQEPS from the coding sequence ATGCCGTTCCTGATCGCCCTGCTCGACTTCGCCGGTTCCGTGGCCCTGCTGCTGTGGGGCACGCACATGGTCCAAACCGGTGTGCAGCGTGCCTACGGCCCGCGGCTGCGGTCCCTGCTCGGCGCTGCGCTGCGCCGGCGCGATCGTGCATTCGTGGCCGGCGCCTGCATCACGGCGCTGCTGCAGAGCAGTACCGCTACCGGCCTGATGACCACCGGCCTCGCCAACCGCGGCGTCGTCGCGCTGGTGCCCGCGCTCGCGGTGATGCTGGGCGCCAACCTGGGCAGCACGCTGATCGTGCAGGTGTTCTCGTTCGACGTCGCGGCGTTGTCGCCGGTCCTGATCCTGGTGGGCGTGGTCCTGTTCCGGCGCGGGGCCGGGTCGCGCGCACACGACCTCGGCCGCGTGTTCATCGGCCTGGGGCTGATGCTGCTGGCCCTGCACCAGCTGCTGGGCGCGATGAGCCGCTACGAGGACGCCCCGGCCCTGCGTGCGCTGCTCGGCGCCGTGTCGTCGATGCCGGTGCTGAACCTCGTCCTCGCCGCCGCGATCACCTGGGCGGTGCATTCCAGCGTCGCCGTCGTGCTGCTGGTGATGTCGCTCGCGGCGCAGGGTGTCGTCGCGCCGGAGGCGGCGTTCGCGTTCGTGCTCGGCGCCAACATCGGCACGGCGATCAACCCCGTGCTCGAAGGTGTTTCCGGTCCGGATCCGGCCGGCCGCCGGGTGCCGGTCGGCAACCTGCTGCCCCGGGTCGTCGGCGCATTGGCGCTGCTGCCGTTGCTGCCCCTGCTGGTCGATTTCTCCGCCGCCTGGCATGCCGAGCCGGCGCGAGCCGTGGCCGACTTCCACACCGTGTTCAATCTCGCCCTGGCGGTACTGTTGTTGCCGCTGCTGGTGCCGTATGCCGGGCTGCTGCGCCGGCTCCTGCCCGATCGCCCCATCGCGGACGATCCGGGCCGGCCCGTCTATCTCGATCCCGCCGCGCGCCAGCTACCGGTCGTCGCGCTCGGCAACGCCACGCGCGAGGCCTTGCGCATGGCCGACGCGCTGGAGCGCATGCTGGCCGCCGTGCGCCCGGTGCTGGAGCCGGGCAGCCGCGTCGGGGATGCCACGCCGATCCAGGCCCTGGACGACGTGCTCGACCGGCTCAACGCCGCGATCAAGACCTACCTGGTCTCGCTCGACATCGACGAGCTCGGCGCGGCCGACCACCGGCGGCTCAACGACATCCTGCGCTTCGCCACCCACCTGGAGCAGGCCGGCGATGTCGTCGACCGTGGCCTGCGCGGCCATGCGGCCAAGCGATTGCGCCAGGGCATGGCCTTCTCGCCGGAAGGCCAGCGCGAGCTGCTGGCCTTGTTCGACCATCTGGTCCCGAACCTGCGCATGGCCGCCGCGCTGTTCACCACCGAGGACCTGCGCGGCGCGCACGCGCTGTACGCGGAACGCGCGGCGTTCGACCGGGCCGAGAGCGAGGCCACCGACCGACATTTCGAGCGGCTGCGCAGCGGCCGCACCGACACGCTGCAGACCAGCGCCGTGCACCTGGACGTGCTGCGCGACATCGCGCAGATCAATACGCTGATCGTCGAATCCGCCGCCCCGCCGGTGCTGGAACGCGCCGGCGAAGCACCGGCGCCTTCTCCGAGGCAGGAGCCGTCATGA
- a CDS encoding serine/threonine-protein kinase → MNSEDRWQRLQALFDALIAVAPGEREAWLAEREPDPDLRREALSLADADSTVHDGIAERLRGVAEDLGDQPESGTRLGSYRLLREIGSGGMGTVFLAERVDAEFDRQVAIKLIRGIATADARQRLRRERQILADLNHPNIAALLDGGTSDAGQPYLVMEYIEGASITRYCQSRSLPRRQRLRLFQQICRAVHYAHQRLVIHRDLKPANVLVRDDGTPALLDFGIAKLLDAQHSGQQTQTGVPWFTPAYASPEQRAGRPVSTATDVYGLGALLYELVLDQVPAPAADGSLPAPSSMALPDQARVDRDLDIIIGKATHPEPDRRYGSAEALANDLERYLRGQPIQAAPDSLRYRLGKFARRHRWGVAAAAAGIALALVFTWRLAVERDRALRAEAQARSESATAEQVIEYLVSLFEEAAPESSGDRPVTPRDLVDRGRTELDHRLADRPLQRIRLLGALGDIYERLGLTDQAIGTLEAAVALQRETDADDRRMAALLQELARSYALAQRFDLAATHVEEAGRLFERIGTEPVQMAELLGSKAFYLTNLGRNEEAVTAGRSGLALAELAGGPDGEDAAVAASMLANALTAGGQLDEARATAERAVAILRRIKAADDDLLISALGHLSQIVYAQGDIAANERLLREMLAARVDRYPPDSARITTVRNELGRSLYRQDRLREATAEFSTIVAAMRGQKEDAGYLVALNNLASLLETMGDHAAAEPMFREVLELSEADGVGPSPRLATFRQNLGRSLLLLGRLDEAWPLLSKAIVGDDQDMVLRSERMRQQFHLGEWMRRRGRHADALAYFAQAEKAIAALPPEQQYRVAVVMRARGLVLQALGRNAEAEAALRRSEDLLRAEFGENGSQVVEVQVDLAGLLVDTGRIADARQLLDAVAPSLNDRFVDQAPVRVRYHALRQAVQDGPAAVAQAPHR, encoded by the coding sequence ATGAACAGCGAGGACCGCTGGCAGCGCCTGCAGGCCTTGTTCGATGCGCTGATCGCCGTCGCGCCCGGCGAACGCGAGGCCTGGCTGGCCGAGCGCGAACCCGATCCGGACCTGCGCCGTGAGGCGCTGTCGCTGGCGGACGCCGACAGCACCGTGCACGACGGCATCGCCGAGCGCCTGCGCGGCGTCGCCGAGGACCTCGGCGACCAGCCCGAGAGCGGAACCCGGCTCGGCTCCTACCGCCTGCTGCGCGAGATCGGCAGCGGCGGCATGGGCACGGTATTCCTGGCCGAACGCGTCGATGCCGAGTTCGACCGCCAGGTGGCGATCAAGCTGATCCGCGGCATCGCCACCGCCGATGCGCGCCAGCGCCTGCGCCGCGAGCGGCAGATCCTGGCCGACCTCAACCACCCCAACATCGCGGCCCTGCTCGACGGCGGCACCAGCGACGCCGGCCAGCCGTACCTGGTCATGGAGTACATCGAGGGCGCGAGCATCACGCGCTACTGCCAGAGCCGCAGCCTGCCGCGGCGGCAGCGCCTGCGGCTGTTCCAGCAGATCTGCCGGGCCGTGCACTACGCGCACCAGCGGCTGGTGATCCATCGCGACCTCAAGCCCGCCAACGTCCTGGTGCGCGACGACGGCACGCCGGCCCTGCTCGACTTCGGCATCGCCAAGCTGCTCGACGCGCAGCACTCCGGCCAGCAGACGCAGACCGGCGTGCCCTGGTTCACGCCGGCCTACGCCAGTCCGGAGCAGCGCGCGGGCCGCCCCGTCAGCACGGCCACCGACGTCTACGGCCTGGGTGCGCTGCTGTACGAGCTGGTGCTCGACCAGGTGCCGGCCCCTGCCGCCGACGGCAGCCTGCCGGCACCGAGCAGCATGGCCCTGCCCGATCAGGCACGCGTCGACCGCGACCTGGACATCATCATCGGCAAGGCCACCCATCCGGAACCGGACCGTCGCTACGGCTCGGCCGAGGCGCTGGCCAACGACCTGGAGCGCTACCTGCGCGGCCAGCCGATCCAGGCCGCGCCCGACAGCCTGCGCTACCGCCTCGGCAAGTTCGCGCGGCGTCACCGCTGGGGCGTGGCGGCCGCCGCGGCCGGCATCGCGCTGGCCCTGGTCTTCACCTGGCGCCTGGCGGTCGAGCGCGACCGCGCACTGCGCGCCGAGGCGCAGGCGCGCAGCGAGTCGGCCACCGCAGAGCAGGTCATCGAGTACCTGGTCTCGCTGTTCGAGGAGGCTGCCCCCGAGAGCAGCGGCGATCGGCCGGTCACGCCGCGCGACCTGGTCGATCGCGGCCGGACCGAGCTGGACCACCGGCTGGCGGACCGGCCGTTGCAGCGCATCCGGCTGCTCGGCGCGCTCGGCGACATCTACGAGCGGCTGGGCCTGACCGACCAGGCGATCGGCACGCTGGAGGCGGCCGTGGCGCTGCAGCGCGAGACGGATGCCGACGATCGGCGCATGGCCGCGCTGCTGCAGGAGCTGGCGCGCAGCTATGCGCTCGCCCAGCGCTTCGACCTTGCCGCCACGCACGTCGAGGAAGCCGGCCGCCTGTTCGAGCGCATCGGCACCGAGCCGGTGCAGATGGCCGAACTGCTCGGCTCCAAGGCGTTCTACCTGACCAACCTGGGCCGCAACGAGGAAGCCGTCACCGCCGGACGCAGCGGCCTGGCGCTGGCCGAACTCGCCGGCGGGCCGGACGGCGAGGACGCCGCGGTCGCCGCCTCGATGCTGGCCAACGCGCTGACGGCCGGCGGCCAGCTCGACGAGGCACGCGCGACGGCCGAGCGCGCGGTGGCGATCCTGCGCCGGATCAAGGCGGCCGACGACGATCTCCTGATCAGCGCGCTCGGGCACCTCAGCCAGATCGTCTATGCGCAGGGCGACATCGCCGCCAACGAGCGGCTGCTGCGCGAGATGCTGGCCGCGCGCGTGGACCGCTATCCACCCGACAGCGCGCGCATCACCACCGTGCGCAACGAGCTGGGGCGCTCGCTCTATCGCCAGGACCGGCTGCGCGAGGCCACCGCGGAGTTCTCGACCATCGTCGCGGCGATGCGCGGCCAGAAGGAGGACGCCGGCTATCTCGTCGCGCTGAACAACCTGGCCAGCCTGCTCGAAACGATGGGCGACCATGCGGCGGCCGAGCCGATGTTCCGCGAAGTGCTCGAGCTCAGCGAGGCCGATGGCGTCGGTCCCAGTCCGCGGCTGGCGACGTTCCGCCAGAACCTGGGGCGTTCGCTGCTGCTCCTGGGGCGCCTCGACGAGGCATGGCCGCTGCTGTCCAAGGCCATCGTCGGCGACGACCAGGACATGGTCCTGCGCTCCGAGCGCATGCGCCAGCAGTTTCACCTCGGCGAGTGGATGCGCCGGCGCGGGCGCCACGCCGATGCGCTGGCGTACTTCGCGCAGGCCGAGAAGGCCATCGCCGCACTGCCGCCGGAGCAGCAGTACCGCGTCGCCGTCGTGATGCGTGCACGCGGACTGGTGTTGCAGGCGCTCGGGCGCAACGCCGAGGCCGAGGCAGCGCTGCGCCGGTCCGAAGACCTGCTGCGTGCCGAGTTCGGCGAGAACGGTTCGCAGGTGGTCGAGGTGCAGGTGGACCTCGCCGGCCTCCTGGTGGACACCGGCCGCATCGCCGATGCGCGGCAGCTGCTCGATGCCGTGGCGCCGTCCCTCAACGACCGTTTCGTCGACCAGGCACCGGTGCGGGTCCGCTACCACGCCCTGCGCCAGGCCGTGCAGGACGGTCCGGCGGCGGTCGCACAGGCACCGCACCGCTAG